In one window of Marispirochaeta aestuarii DNA:
- a CDS encoding heavy metal translocating P-type ATPase — protein sequence MSKQYRVDGVDCAMCANTIEEEMRRTEGLETAVFNFANGTLSIDPSRYIKAREVLNRVEPGASLRDEEDGGGESVPQGAGFTVFRIGLAALLFAAGLVFSDTLYSMLGGWGLHVLLVPAFLLAGSHVLYGALRNILKGRVFDELFLMSIASLGAIAIGEIHEAVGVMLFYSIGEALQDRAVAGSRRSIREMMKLRPDSARLVQGDGTVIVDPVKVEVGSVIEVRPGETIPLDGTVLDGASFVDTAALTGESVQRRVDSGSEVSAGFVNDDGRLRIRTTRPFGESSAARILSLVEEASGRKSPTEKFITRFARVYTPMVVAIALASALVPPLLTGGPFSPWIYRALVVLVISCPCALVVSIPLGYFAGIGAASRHRILVKGAEVLDALKDLGTLVFDKTGTLTRGEFRLQKIHVAPGFTREELLDYAAAAESHSNHPIARSIREARGDLPASWQTGGYREEKGYGISAEVDGQQILAGSPRLLAREGVEIPSGFGDSAVHVAVGGVYAGSFELGDSIKDEAPGTVQRLRRQGIRRIMMLTGDDESRAAGIAAGTGLDDYRAGLLPEEKVENLERIMADSTGRSTAFVGDGINDAPVIMRADVGIAMGGLGSDAAVEAADLVIMDDRLSRIPEALEIAGRTRRIVWQNILFAAGFKAVFLLFGVLGSLSMGLAVVADVGVALLAVLNSTRVLRYRAGN from the coding sequence ATGAGCAAACAGTATCGTGTCGACGGTGTGGATTGTGCCATGTGTGCGAATACCATAGAAGAGGAGATGCGGAGGACCGAGGGGCTGGAAACGGCAGTTTTCAATTTTGCCAACGGAACCCTCTCGATCGATCCCTCTCGTTATATAAAGGCCCGGGAAGTATTGAACCGGGTGGAACCTGGAGCTTCCCTGCGTGATGAAGAGGACGGAGGCGGGGAATCAGTCCCGCAGGGAGCCGGCTTTACCGTCTTCCGTATCGGCCTGGCAGCCCTTCTGTTTGCCGCAGGCCTGGTTTTCTCGGATACCCTGTACAGCATGCTTGGCGGCTGGGGTCTCCATGTCCTGCTGGTCCCGGCCTTTCTGCTTGCCGGCAGCCATGTGCTCTATGGGGCCCTTCGCAACATCCTGAAGGGACGTGTTTTCGACGAGCTCTTTTTGATGTCCATTGCCAGTCTGGGGGCAATTGCCATTGGTGAAATCCATGAAGCGGTGGGGGTTATGCTCTTCTATTCCATCGGTGAGGCCCTTCAGGATCGGGCTGTCGCAGGATCCCGACGGTCGATCCGCGAAATGATGAAGCTGCGTCCCGACTCCGCCAGGCTTGTGCAGGGCGACGGGACAGTGATCGTCGATCCTGTGAAGGTGGAGGTCGGGTCGGTCATCGAGGTCCGACCGGGAGAAACCATCCCTCTGGACGGGACCGTTCTCGATGGAGCATCCTTCGTCGATACCGCCGCTCTGACCGGGGAATCGGTGCAGCGTCGGGTCGATTCCGGCAGCGAGGTCTCCGCGGGCTTCGTCAACGACGATGGTCGTCTGCGGATACGGACGACCCGGCCCTTCGGGGAGAGTTCCGCCGCCAGGATCCTCAGCCTGGTGGAAGAGGCTTCTGGCAGGAAATCGCCCACGGAGAAATTTATAACCCGCTTTGCCCGGGTCTATACCCCCATGGTGGTGGCCATTGCTCTGGCATCCGCTCTGGTTCCGCCCCTGCTGACTGGCGGTCCTTTCAGCCCCTGGATCTACCGGGCCCTGGTGGTTCTGGTCATATCCTGTCCCTGTGCCCTGGTCGTCTCCATCCCCCTGGGCTACTTCGCGGGGATCGGCGCCGCTTCGCGGCACAGGATTCTGGTAAAAGGGGCGGAGGTTCTGGATGCACTCAAGGATCTCGGCACCCTGGTCTTCGACAAGACCGGGACCCTCACCCGGGGAGAGTTCAGGCTGCAGAAAATACATGTCGCCCCGGGCTTCACCCGGGAGGAGCTTCTGGATTACGCTGCCGCCGCGGAATCTCACTCGAATCATCCCATTGCCCGTTCCATCAGGGAAGCCCGGGGAGATCTCCCCGCCTCCTGGCAAACAGGCGGATACCGTGAAGAGAAGGGCTATGGTATAAGCGCAGAAGTCGATGGTCAGCAGATTCTGGCAGGCTCGCCACGACTGCTTGCCAGGGAGGGTGTGGAAATACCTTCCGGCTTTGGAGACTCAGCGGTCCATGTGGCTGTGGGCGGTGTATATGCCGGATCCTTTGAACTGGGGGACAGCATAAAGGATGAGGCTCCCGGGACTGTTCAGAGACTGCGTCGGCAGGGGATACGCCGGATCATGATGCTCACCGGAGACGATGAGAGCCGGGCTGCAGGGATCGCCGCCGGGACCGGGCTTGACGATTACAGGGCGGGGCTTCTGCCTGAGGAGAAGGTGGAGAACCTGGAGAGGATCATGGCGGACAGTACCGGCAGATCCACCGCCTTCGTGGGAGACGGTATCAACGACGCCCCGGTTATCATGCGGGCGGATGTGGGGATTGCCATGGGGGGCCTGGGCTCCGATGCCGCGGTTGAGGCAGCTGATCTGGTTATCATGGACGACAGGCTGAGCCGCATCCCCGAAGCCCTTGAAATTGCCGGAAGGACCCGCCGCATAGTATGGCAGAACATACTGTTTGCAGCGGGCTTCAAGGCGGTTTTCCTGCTTTTCGGGGTACTGGGAAGCCTCTCAATGGGACTGGCGGTTGTCGCCGATGTCGGGGTTGCCCTGCTGGCGGTACTGAACTCCACCAGAGTCCTGCGGTATCGGGCAGGAAACTGA
- a CDS encoding efflux RND transporter periplasmic adaptor subunit, which translates to MNTKHLRVLAIAALLAAALTGCSREAEETTRSIDEIHAQEGIPVRVRELKPETFTSRLGYTSSLTGSVESTASALIGDVIEEVLVSVGDYVEKNQVVLSFPADNASLNYEQVRINFENAKTSFERISRLYTAEQGISRQDYDNARTQYEIAKANWDTVRKMKDVRAPISGYLTRLNVLESDNVSPGDPLFTISNHTKLKSTVWVTDREIGRISVGQEAIAAWREHTLPGRVIQVDMAMDQERKAFAVKLEFENPDLTVPSGITADIGIEVYSNDNSLIVDMGEFVESVDGRYVFLAENGVSKRREITTGQQEGLKFEVLSGLTPGDTLITEGVNLVSDGSKIRIIAANESVARQ; encoded by the coding sequence ATGAATACTAAGCATTTACGAGTGCTGGCTATTGCAGCACTTTTGGCAGCAGCGCTTACCGGGTGTTCCCGGGAAGCTGAAGAGACAACCCGGAGCATAGACGAAATCCATGCCCAGGAAGGGATTCCCGTACGGGTTCGGGAATTAAAGCCGGAAACCTTTACGTCCAGACTGGGCTACACATCGTCCCTTACCGGATCGGTGGAGTCCACAGCATCAGCCCTGATCGGAGACGTAATCGAGGAAGTTTTGGTTTCGGTTGGAGATTACGTGGAAAAAAACCAGGTTGTCCTGAGCTTTCCGGCGGACAATGCTTCGCTGAATTATGAGCAGGTCAGGATCAATTTTGAGAACGCGAAAACCTCCTTCGAACGGATCAGCAGACTCTACACCGCCGAGCAGGGAATCTCCCGGCAGGATTACGACAACGCCCGCACCCAGTACGAGATAGCCAAGGCCAACTGGGACACGGTACGGAAAATGAAGGACGTCCGGGCCCCGATCTCCGGGTACCTGACCCGGCTCAACGTATTGGAGTCAGACAATGTGAGCCCCGGCGACCCCCTCTTCACGATTTCCAACCACACAAAGCTCAAGAGCACTGTCTGGGTCACCGACCGGGAAATCGGCAGGATCTCGGTGGGGCAGGAAGCAATCGCCGCCTGGCGGGAACATACTCTTCCCGGACGGGTCATCCAGGTCGATATGGCCATGGACCAGGAACGCAAGGCCTTTGCAGTAAAACTGGAGTTCGAGAACCCTGATCTTACTGTGCCCAGCGGCATAACCGCGGATATCGGTATTGAGGTCTACTCCAACGACAACAGCCTTATCGTAGACATGGGAGAGTTTGTAGAGAGCGTCGACGGTCGCTATGTTTTCCTCGCGGAAAACGGTGTCAGTAAACGACGGGAAATCACAACCGGTCAGCAGGAGGGACTCAAGTTCGAGGTCCTCAGCGGACTGACCCCGGGGGATACCCTGATTACCGAAGGAGTCAACCTGGTCTCCGACGGAAGCAAGATCCGGATAATCGCCGCCAACGAAAGCGTAGCCAGGCAATAA
- a CDS encoding ArsR/SmtB family transcription factor — protein sequence MKEQKQTNNDLCTEYGISVKAEAESLRDSLLDVAGLSELFKALADETRTRILYLLSQRELCVCDLALIMDMSLPAVSHHLRLLKVMRLVSYRREGKQVYYRLNDDHVTDLIQIAREHYLEEA from the coding sequence ATGAAGGAACAGAAACAGACAAACAATGACTTGTGTACAGAATACGGTATCTCCGTTAAAGCCGAGGCGGAAAGCCTGAGGGACTCCCTGCTGGATGTCGCAGGTCTGTCGGAGCTGTTCAAGGCCCTGGCGGATGAGACCCGCACACGGATTCTCTATCTGCTGTCCCAGCGGGAACTCTGCGTCTGCGACCTGGCCCTGATCATGGATATGAGTCTTCCGGCGGTGAGCCACCATCTGCGGCTGCTGAAGGTGATGCGTCTGGTCTCATATCGCAGGGAAGGCAAACAGGTCTATTACCGGCTGAATGACGATCACGTGACGGACCTGATTCAGATCGCCAGGGAACATTATCTGGAGGAAGCATGA
- a CDS encoding TolC family protein, translated as MKRFILILTAFSFLALGLPAQEQSIDLADFLSLVEKNSLDLTAAETDRLLAEAQERLAKSAIYPMIGGQAGYTRNFIEITQDMGPLGEIPMNTDNEFSFGVSVEQAIFDMKAFRGVEASREYLKLTGSAYEATRQAIMTAAKKLFYQSLLLQKVLEVRESSQANAYDTFQETRAKFENGIASKMDVLRAEVNWKVTIPETTQAAKNLDVALNNLKNMAGIAPEETIQLSGSLMEYPELPPKLPLQEILSSRPDYEALLNQRQLQEINVAAKRAEFYPSLSANITYGWQAANNEFDLSDPTDSLSAGLTVNIPIFYGGSRFAQLDQARLELEQTHTSIAKKQDDVRTQIESIRLSLKEASDRIESARQTLSTAEQAYEITSTSLESGLATQLELKDARLSLEGAQLQYYSAIFDYLNAYFDWQSAVGVGAELL; from the coding sequence ATGAAGCGTTTTATCCTGATTCTTACTGCTTTCAGTTTTCTCGCCCTGGGCCTGCCTGCCCAGGAGCAGAGCATAGATCTGGCGGACTTTCTCTCCCTGGTGGAAAAGAACAGCCTCGACCTTACGGCGGCGGAAACCGACCGGCTCCTCGCCGAGGCCCAGGAACGCCTGGCAAAATCCGCGATATACCCCATGATCGGCGGCCAGGCAGGCTATACCCGCAACTTTATCGAGATAACCCAGGACATGGGCCCCCTTGGGGAGATTCCCATGAATACGGACAACGAGTTCAGCTTCGGGGTATCCGTCGAGCAAGCTATCTTCGACATGAAGGCCTTCCGCGGTGTGGAGGCAAGCAGGGAATACCTCAAGCTCACAGGCTCCGCCTACGAAGCTACCCGTCAGGCCATAATGACGGCTGCCAAGAAACTCTTTTACCAGTCCCTTCTGCTGCAGAAGGTGCTGGAGGTACGGGAGTCCTCCCAGGCGAATGCCTACGATACCTTCCAGGAAACCCGGGCGAAGTTCGAAAACGGAATAGCCTCGAAGATGGACGTTCTGCGGGCGGAGGTCAACTGGAAGGTTACCATCCCCGAGACCACCCAGGCGGCGAAAAATCTGGATGTCGCCCTGAACAACCTTAAGAACATGGCGGGTATAGCCCCGGAAGAGACGATACAGCTTTCCGGCTCCCTTATGGAGTACCCGGAGCTTCCGCCGAAACTGCCGCTCCAGGAGATTCTGAGCTCCCGTCCGGATTACGAAGCCCTGCTGAACCAGCGTCAGCTTCAGGAGATCAACGTGGCAGCCAAAAGGGCCGAGTTCTATCCCAGCCTTTCCGCCAATATTACCTACGGCTGGCAGGCGGCGAACAACGAGTTCGACTTATCGGATCCCACGGATTCCTTAAGCGCGGGGCTGACGGTGAATATTCCAATCTTTTACGGAGGAAGCCGCTTTGCCCAGCTGGATCAGGCCAGGCTCGAGCTGGAGCAGACCCATACCAGCATCGCCAAAAAACAGGACGACGTCCGCACCCAGATTGAATCCATCCGCCTGAGCCTGAAGGAAGCCTCCGACCGCATCGAGTCCGCCCGGCAGACCCTGAGTACCGCCGAACAGGCCTACGAGATAACCAGCACCTCCCTGGAAAGCGGTCTCGCTACCCAGCTTGAATTGAAGGATGCCCGCCTGAGCCTGGAAGGGGCCCAGCTCCAGTACTATTCGGCTATTTTCGATTACCTGAACGCCTACTTCGACTGGCAGTCCGCTGTCGGCGTAGGAGCGGAACTGCTATAG
- a CDS encoding efflux RND transporter permease subunit produces MILSDLSIKRPVMITMFLAALLLFGVISFLGLALNLMPEMDIPYVTVQTIYTGASPEQIEAQITRKIEDEVGTVSRIKNITSYSLDSASIMIIEFELGKDPDTATREIKDKVDSIINDLPDEADAPIVEKVDITAFPIVEVIMGGNIEATELNELADNVVKERLSRIEGVGSVSLSGGKEREIRVEFDNRVVYEKNISLTQVGQILAAANFNLPGGNFQTEGRDFSVRMEGEFETLAELSNLDIPTSAGTSKLSNIAEVRDTGATVRERTVFFDNRLKERDENTVRISIIKSPDGNAVEVAEGVREALPDLVSQLPAGVNLEVIRDESDFIQGTVDDTLSNILMGIGLTALVILFFLHDLRSTVIVALAMPMSIIPTFLIMSVMGMSLNLMSLMGLSTAVGVLVMNSVVVLENIFRHKEMGHDKRTAAARGTSEVVVAVVASTMTNVAVFLPMANMSGMAGLFLKEFAVTVVIATLFSMLISFTLTPMLASILLPEHDTKKHPIGQRLEAWFSGLESGYKRLLSLLLKSKTRSTLLIGGTLVAFVVTMLLFSRVPFEFAPFMDQGQIEIKVELPEGSNLSRSARTLEAVESRIAEFPEVKTVTTTIGSLSQIDRGTNLAVMSVALADKDERDASTVELAAEFSGHLADIPNARIRVTPVNGMGGGRGSQVSFYLQGENLAQVEIYRQELVSRLRQIPGLINVSTSTKPGTPEIVLRPDRMKLSEAGLSVQQLAMTMRAAVEGMVMTTFKERGQEYDVRVTLNDEDVSGIEEIENILLPTKAGIYPISHFAEVQTGKGINQILRVNKTTSVEFTGDLAPGYVLGEITGSIDSTVANMDMEEGVSMRWAGNAEMLQETIMDMLFVFILAVVLTYMLLAAILEKFGQPVLILSTIPLSLMGVVLAFLLTDKTMNMVSMLAIVMLVGMVVNNAILILDYANQLRAGGMNVHDAILEAAPTKLKPIIMSNLATMLGMLPMALGIGASGAEMRQPMGIVSIGGLFAATFLSLFVIPALENSIESRKVRRAKST; encoded by the coding sequence ATGATACTCTCTGATTTATCGATTAAACGGCCGGTCATGATAACCATGTTCCTGGCCGCTCTTTTACTCTTCGGTGTGATCAGCTTTTTAGGTCTGGCCCTGAACCTGATGCCGGAGATGGATATTCCCTATGTTACCGTCCAGACGATCTACACCGGAGCAAGTCCCGAGCAGATTGAGGCCCAGATAACCCGGAAGATTGAAGACGAGGTCGGGACAGTCAGCCGCATAAAGAACATCACCTCCTACAGTCTGGATTCGGCATCCATCATGATTATCGAGTTCGAACTTGGCAAAGATCCCGACACGGCTACCCGGGAGATCAAGGACAAGGTCGACTCCATTATCAACGATCTGCCCGATGAAGCGGACGCCCCGATTGTGGAAAAGGTCGACATAACCGCCTTCCCCATCGTTGAGGTAATCATGGGCGGCAACATTGAAGCCACTGAACTCAACGAGCTTGCCGACAATGTCGTCAAGGAACGCCTCTCCCGTATCGAGGGAGTCGGATCCGTGAGTTTAAGCGGCGGTAAAGAACGGGAAATCCGGGTTGAGTTTGACAACCGGGTAGTCTACGAGAAGAATATCTCCCTGACCCAGGTGGGGCAGATCCTGGCGGCGGCCAATTTCAACCTGCCGGGAGGAAACTTCCAGACCGAAGGCCGGGACTTCTCCGTCCGCATGGAAGGGGAGTTCGAAACCCTGGCGGAGCTCTCTAACCTGGATATCCCCACCTCCGCAGGAACCTCAAAGCTCAGCAATATAGCCGAGGTCCGGGACACCGGCGCCACAGTCCGGGAACGCACAGTCTTTTTCGATAACAGGCTGAAGGAGCGGGACGAAAACACCGTTCGTATCAGCATAATCAAGAGCCCCGACGGCAACGCGGTTGAGGTTGCAGAGGGCGTCCGGGAGGCGCTTCCCGACCTTGTTTCCCAGCTTCCAGCCGGGGTAAACCTGGAGGTAATCCGGGACGAGTCGGACTTTATTCAGGGGACGGTGGACGATACCCTTTCCAATATTTTAATGGGTATCGGACTGACCGCCCTGGTCATCCTCTTCTTCCTGCACGATCTTCGCTCGACTGTTATTGTCGCCCTGGCCATGCCCATGTCGATAATTCCGACCTTTCTGATAATGAGCGTAATGGGCATGTCCCTCAACCTTATGTCCCTGATGGGACTTTCCACCGCCGTCGGTGTACTGGTCATGAACTCGGTTGTAGTTCTAGAAAACATCTTCCGGCATAAAGAGATGGGTCATGATAAGCGGACCGCCGCCGCCAGGGGGACCTCAGAAGTCGTGGTAGCTGTCGTGGCATCCACCATGACCAACGTCGCGGTTTTTCTACCCATGGCGAACATGAGCGGCATGGCGGGACTCTTTCTTAAAGAGTTCGCTGTTACCGTTGTCATTGCCACCCTCTTTTCCATGCTGATCTCCTTTACCCTGACCCCGATGCTGGCCTCGATCCTGCTCCCGGAGCATGACACCAAGAAACACCCCATCGGCCAGCGTCTTGAGGCCTGGTTCAGCGGACTGGAATCGGGCTATAAAAGGCTTCTGTCGCTCCTTTTGAAAAGCAAAACCCGCTCTACACTCCTCATAGGCGGAACCCTCGTCGCTTTTGTCGTCACCATGCTCCTCTTCAGCAGGGTTCCCTTTGAATTCGCCCCCTTCATGGACCAGGGACAGATCGAAATAAAGGTAGAGCTCCCCGAGGGCAGCAACCTGAGCCGAAGCGCCAGGACGCTGGAAGCGGTGGAATCGCGGATTGCCGAATTTCCTGAGGTCAAAACCGTTACCACGACCATCGGGTCCCTTTCCCAGATCGACCGGGGAACAAACCTGGCGGTCATGAGTGTCGCCCTTGCGGACAAGGATGAGCGCGACGCTTCGACGGTGGAACTCGCGGCGGAGTTCAGCGGCCACCTGGCGGACATACCCAACGCCAGAATACGGGTGACCCCGGTAAATGGAATGGGAGGAGGAAGAGGATCCCAGGTCTCCTTCTATCTGCAGGGGGAGAATCTGGCCCAGGTGGAAATATACCGCCAGGAGCTTGTATCCCGTTTACGGCAGATCCCCGGACTCATAAACGTATCCACATCCACGAAACCCGGCACCCCTGAGATTGTCCTGAGACCTGACAGGATGAAGCTGAGCGAAGCGGGGCTTTCGGTTCAGCAGCTTGCCATGACCATGCGGGCAGCCGTGGAAGGTATGGTTATGACCACCTTCAAGGAACGGGGACAGGAGTACGATGTGCGGGTCACCCTGAACGACGAGGATGTTTCGGGCATTGAAGAGATAGAAAACATTCTCCTTCCCACGAAGGCCGGCATATACCCCATATCTCACTTTGCCGAAGTACAGACAGGCAAGGGTATCAACCAGATCCTGAGAGTGAACAAGACAACCTCGGTAGAGTTTACCGGCGATCTTGCCCCGGGATACGTACTGGGAGAGATTACCGGCAGCATCGACAGTACCGTTGCCAATATGGATATGGAAGAGGGAGTCAGCATGCGCTGGGCTGGAAACGCCGAGATGCTGCAGGAGACCATCATGGACATGCTCTTTGTCTTTATTCTGGCAGTGGTGCTAACCTACATGCTGCTGGCGGCAATCCTGGAGAAGTTCGGTCAGCCGGTCCTGATCCTCTCCACTATTCCTCTCTCCCTGATGGGTGTGGTACTGGCTTTTCTGCTCACTGACAAAACCATGAACATGGTCTCCATGCTGGCCATCGTAATGCTGGTTGGAATGGTGGTAAACAACGCCATCCTGATCCTGGATTACGCCAATCAGCTCAGGGCCGGGGGAATGAATGTTCACGACGCCATACTCGAAGCCGCTCCCACCAAGCTAAAACCCATAATCATGTCCAACCTGGCCACCATGCTGGGCATGCTGCCCATGGCACTGGGAATCGGGGCTTCGGGAGCCGAGATGCGTCAGCCCATGGGTATCGTCAGCATCGGTGGACTCTTCGCCGCTACCTTCCTGTCGCTGTTCGTGATACCGGCACTGGAAAATTCCATCGAGTCGCGTAAAGTACGACGCGCCAAAAGTACATAA
- the typA gene encoding translational GTPase TypA → MPHRDARNENLRNIAIIAHVDHGKTTLVDSLFKQSGTFRDGKETEERLMDSMELERERGITIAAKNCSVSWKGIKINILDTPGHADFGGEVERALSMVDGAILLVDASEGPLPQTRFVLSKALQAGLKIIVVINKIDRSDARPLQVADQVSDLLIDLDATEEQLDYPLLFADGRAGIAKNSLEEESSDLSVLFEAILSEIPAPAYESAAPFQMLVSDLSYSDFLGRLIIGKVVNGSARSRESLVCLGEKDRRMPVNVSKLQVYAGPALVEAPEARAGDIVVLAGVDEVHIGDTICTKENPKALPRITVDEPTVAMRFAANTSPFSGMEGKFVQSSKLKERLEKETLKNVSLQVENAADGDGFIVKGRGEFQLAILIETMRREGFELCVGRPEVIYREEKGKRTEPIEHLAVDCEELFSGIVTEKLSKRKGRMVSYVNHESGRVRLEFSVPSRALIGYRDEFLTDTKGTGIMNSYLTGYEEYRGDFPQRFTGSLVSDRRGEAVAYALFNLEPRGSMFVVPGDKVYEGMIVGEHNRENDLNVNPCKEKKLSNMRAAGKDDNVILSPVLPMTLERAIQFIREDEMVEVTPKSIRLRKRILAASNRKIAEKRAG, encoded by the coding sequence ATGCCCCATCGCGACGCGAGAAACGAAAATTTACGTAACATTGCCATAATAGCCCACGTAGACCATGGTAAAACAACCCTGGTGGACTCCCTGTTCAAGCAGAGCGGGACCTTCCGAGATGGAAAAGAGACGGAAGAACGGCTCATGGATTCCATGGAACTCGAGCGGGAGCGGGGAATCACCATCGCCGCCAAAAACTGCTCGGTCAGCTGGAAGGGCATAAAGATCAATATCCTGGATACCCCGGGGCACGCCGATTTCGGCGGCGAGGTCGAACGGGCCCTCTCCATGGTGGACGGGGCGATCCTGCTGGTGGACGCCTCCGAGGGTCCCCTGCCCCAGACCCGGTTTGTGCTCTCCAAGGCGCTGCAGGCGGGCCTCAAGATCATCGTTGTCATCAACAAGATCGACCGCTCCGACGCACGGCCGCTGCAGGTGGCTGACCAGGTGTCGGACCTGCTTATCGATCTTGACGCCACGGAGGAGCAGCTTGATTATCCCCTGCTCTTTGCCGACGGCCGTGCGGGTATAGCAAAAAATAGCCTCGAGGAGGAGTCCTCCGACCTGTCGGTACTCTTTGAAGCCATCCTCAGCGAAATCCCCGCCCCGGCCTACGAGTCTGCAGCCCCTTTCCAGATGCTGGTCTCCGACCTCTCCTACTCCGACTTTCTGGGACGCCTGATTATCGGCAAGGTGGTCAACGGCAGCGCCCGATCCCGGGAGAGCCTTGTCTGTCTTGGAGAGAAGGACCGCAGAATGCCGGTGAATGTAAGCAAACTCCAGGTCTATGCGGGCCCGGCCCTGGTGGAAGCTCCGGAGGCCCGGGCGGGAGACATCGTTGTTCTTGCCGGGGTGGATGAGGTGCATATCGGGGATACCATCTGTACAAAGGAGAACCCCAAAGCCCTGCCCCGGATAACCGTGGACGAGCCTACGGTGGCCATGCGTTTTGCTGCCAATACCTCACCTTTTTCCGGAATGGAGGGTAAATTCGTCCAGTCCAGCAAACTCAAGGAGCGCCTCGAAAAGGAGACCCTCAAGAACGTATCTCTGCAGGTCGAGAATGCCGCCGACGGCGACGGCTTTATTGTAAAGGGGCGGGGAGAGTTTCAGCTGGCTATCCTGATAGAGACCATGCGCAGGGAAGGTTTCGAACTCTGCGTCGGCCGTCCGGAGGTAATCTACCGGGAAGAAAAGGGAAAGCGGACCGAACCCATAGAACACCTGGCGGTGGACTGCGAGGAACTCTTCTCGGGCATCGTCACCGAGAAGCTTTCCAAACGCAAGGGACGCATGGTGAGTTATGTAAATCACGAAAGCGGCCGGGTCCGCCTTGAGTTCAGCGTACCTTCCCGGGCCCTTATCGGCTACCGGGATGAGTTCCTCACCGATACCAAGGGGACGGGCATCATGAACTCCTATCTTACCGGCTACGAAGAGTACCGGGGAGATTTTCCCCAGCGCTTTACCGGTTCCCTGGTCTCCGACCGCAGAGGCGAGGCCGTAGCCTACGCCCTCTTCAACCTGGAACCCCGAGGCTCCATGTTTGTAGTTCCCGGCGACAAGGTCTACGAGGGCATGATCGTGGGAGAGCACAATCGGGAAAACGACCTGAATGTGAACCCCTGCAAAGAGAAGAAACTCTCCAATATGCGGGCAGCCGGCAAGGACGATAATGTTATCCTCTCTCCCGTCCTGCCCATGACCCTGGAACGGGCTATTCAGTTCATCCGGGAGGATGAGATGGTGGAGGTAACCCCCAAATCGATCCGCCTCAGAAAGCGTATCCTCGCCGCTTCCAACAGAAAGATCGCGGAAAAACGGGCGGGCTGA
- a CDS encoding TetR family transcriptional regulator, producing the protein MRRTKKEAEQTKESIFQAGIELLAKKGIHETSMSDIARAAGVTRGAIYWHFENKEALLREIHGRLQNFYQSLVDAVRNDSASLTESLNKTVRQLFKKYRKDAAFRRLQDLSIKISVLYAGNDSMANDIIKTEEQDIRLFCEAVNDSPVTKSCTPLQLFMIMESLIGGLLIRQYIRQELLSDEDIDAAVAFIVRGFSGIGEISDN; encoded by the coding sequence ATGAGACGGACCAAGAAAGAAGCAGAACAGACCAAGGAATCCATCTTTCAGGCGGGGATAGAACTGCTGGCCAAAAAGGGGATTCATGAAACCTCCATGAGCGATATAGCCAGGGCAGCCGGCGTTACGCGGGGGGCCATCTACTGGCACTTCGAGAACAAGGAGGCCCTCCTGCGGGAGATCCACGGACGACTCCAGAATTTCTATCAGAGCCTGGTGGATGCTGTGCGCAATGATTCAGCTTCCCTTACAGAAAGCCTCAACAAGACAGTACGACAGCTTTTTAAGAAATACCGGAAGGACGCCGCCTTCAGGCGCCTCCAGGACCTGAGTATCAAAATAAGTGTGCTCTATGCAGGAAATGATTCCATGGCGAATGATATAATTAAAACAGAAGAGCAGGATATCCGGCTCTTCTGTGAGGCCGTTAATGACAGTCCTGTAACCAAAAGTTGTACTCCTCTACAGCTCTTCATGATAATGGAATCACTGATTGGGGGCCTCCTGATCCGCCAGTACATACGTCAGGAGTTATTAAGCGATGAAGATATAGATGCCGCCGTGGCTTTCATAGTCAGGGGTTTTTCCGGCATCGGTGAAATTTCAGATAACTAA